A portion of the Natronococcus sp. AD-5 genome contains these proteins:
- a CDS encoding DUF1616 domain-containing protein, whose product MDDRRSLWLLLPRPLRRLPADLVAVLAVTALVNVAVFAPLIRETSLRVPLGLAFALFVPGYVFVAALFPEAGESPTADQPDDADEDELFADALFRSGIDGIERVALAFGLSIAIVPLIGLALNFTPWGIRLTPIMVSLSGFTIGATAVAAHRRWELPAEERFQVPYREWYWAGRTELLEPETRLDGALNVMLVLSIVLAVGVVGFAVVSPPQGEQFSAIYVLTEDDDGELVADGYPTEFTQGESEEIVVGVDNHEHETTDYTVVVLEQETETVVNESATGSPPDGNETAGNDTPVNETVVTDQRELDRFETTLEHNESWHHTYELEPTMVGDDVRIVWLLYPDEAVPDEPSIDDTEYHVHLWIDVDESDA is encoded by the coding sequence ATGGACGACCGACGGTCGCTCTGGTTGTTGCTCCCTCGCCCATTGCGCAGGCTGCCCGCCGATCTCGTGGCGGTGCTCGCGGTGACCGCGCTGGTCAACGTCGCCGTCTTTGCGCCGCTGATTCGCGAGACCTCACTTCGCGTACCGCTCGGACTCGCGTTCGCGCTGTTCGTCCCGGGCTACGTCTTCGTCGCCGCGCTCTTTCCCGAGGCCGGAGAGTCCCCGACAGCTGATCAGCCTGACGATGCGGACGAGGACGAACTGTTCGCGGATGCACTGTTCCGGTCGGGGATCGACGGCATCGAACGCGTCGCGCTCGCCTTCGGCCTGAGTATCGCCATCGTGCCGCTGATCGGCCTCGCGCTGAACTTCACGCCGTGGGGGATCCGACTGACGCCGATCATGGTGTCGCTGTCGGGCTTCACGATCGGCGCAACCGCCGTCGCGGCCCATCGTCGATGGGAGCTCCCCGCCGAAGAGCGGTTTCAGGTGCCGTATCGCGAGTGGTACTGGGCCGGCCGCACGGAGCTGCTCGAGCCCGAGACCCGACTCGACGGTGCGCTGAACGTCATGCTCGTACTGTCGATCGTCCTCGCGGTCGGCGTCGTCGGCTTCGCGGTCGTCTCCCCGCCCCAGGGCGAGCAGTTCTCCGCGATCTACGTCCTCACCGAGGACGACGACGGCGAGCTCGTCGCCGACGGCTATCCGACCGAGTTTACGCAGGGGGAGAGCGAGGAGATCGTCGTCGGCGTCGACAACCACGAACACGAGACGACCGATTACACGGTGGTCGTCCTCGAGCAGGAGACCGAGACGGTCGTCAACGAGAGCGCCACCGGATCACCTCCCGACGGGAACGAGACCGCGGGGAACGACACCCCGGTCAACGAGACGGTCGTGACCGACCAGCGAGAACTCGATCGGTTCGAGACGACCCTCGAGCACAACGAATCGTGGCACCACACCTACGAACTCGAGCCGACGATGGTCGGCGACGACGTCCGCATCGTGTGGCTGTTGTATCCCGACGAAGCGGTCCCCGACGAGCCGTCGATTGACGATACCGAGTACCACGTTCACCTCTGGATTGACGTCGATGAGAGCGACGCTTGA